GAACTCATAAACCGGATCCGTCTTTTTTTTCTCGAGGGTTTCGTTCCCGCGATCCACGGGACGGTGGCGCAGGGCTCTTGTTTAGGCCAGGAGGTCTTTGTGGGGAAAGGGACTGTCATCGAGCCGGGTGTGGTGATCGAGGGCCCTGCATGGATTGGTGAAGAGTGTCATCTTCGGCCGGGCGCTTATCTGCGTCCCTATGTGATTGTGGAAAAGGGGAGCGTAGTGGGAAACTCCTGCGAGCTCAAAAACGCCTGGCTTTTTGAAGAAGCCGAAGTTCCGCATTTTAACTATGTGGGAGATTCCATTCTCGGGTACCGGGCTCACCTGGGGGCTGGTGCGATTCTTTCCAATCTCAAGTTAACGCGCGACGAGGTTTGCGTGCGGCACGGTTCGCTCCTTTTTCGAACCGGCCTTCGGAAATTTGGGGCCATTCTGGGGGATCGGGTGGAGGTAGGTTGTAATGCGGTGCTCAATCCCGGTTCCATTGTAGGTCGGGATGCGTGTATCTACCCGGGTGTTGTCTGGCGCGGCGTTCTGGAGGAAGGGGCCATCGTTAAGTGGCGCCCCACTCTGGAAGTGACGTGCAAGAAGAAACGGTCTTCCAAAACGGGGTGAGGTTGGTTTGGGGCGAGCGGGAAGGAAAATGCCTGGACGCTGCGAGGGACGGGAAGTTACCCTTCCTTCTCAAGGCAAGGAGTAGGTGGTCGGTTGCTTGCGCCCTTTCGATCGGTAGTCACCGGGGAACAAAGAGGCGTAAAGCCGGAGAGGATGCGATGCTAGGGAACGTTTTTGGGGCGGGCCCTAGGGAAAAAAATCTTTTCTGCGGGATGGTTGGCTTGCTTGTTGGTTGGGGCAAAGAAAGTTGTCCTGGAAGGAGTAGCGCTGGCTTAGGAACGATGCCCAGAGGAAGAGTTCCAAGGGGGTCAGGGGCATCGGCAGATATGCCAAAGCCAAAGGATGACTGGGTTACCGGGGGGGATGCTCGTTTTGGGGAAATCGACTGGCTGGGTGATATCGAAGACCCGAAAAAGGTAACGAGGCCTACAAGCAACGACCGATCAGGGAACTCCATCTTTTTCTTTCCACTACCAGACGATGGCTAGCTTTCCTTCTCAAGGAACGTGCGGAACCTTTCCGGACCGCAAGCGCTTCTTTGAGCTGGCTTCGCGGGGTAACTTGATCCCTGTTTACCGCGAAGTGGTGGCAGACTTGGACACGCCGGTCTCTGCCTTTCTCAAAGTTGCTCAAGGCTCCTATAGCTTCCTATTAGAATCGGCGGAACGGGACGGGCGTTTTGGCCGGTATTCCTTTGTTGGAACCCATCCGGCTTGGGTCTTGCGGGTCCGGCATGGAAGAGCGGTTTTGGAAGGTCGCGATGGGGTTCGCTGGGTGGAGGACCACGTGGATCCTCTCCAGAAGCTAAAAAAGCTCATGGATCGGTTCCAAGCAGTAGCCGAAGGAGATCTCCCTCCTTTTTACGGGGGGGCGGTGGGGTATTTGGCCTACGAAGCGGTTACCTATTTCGAACCTAGCGTTCCGAGGGCTTCTTGCGACGACTTGGGCCTACCGGATGCTTGCTTTGTTTTGGCCGATACCCTGGTTGCTTTTGATCACCTGCAGCGGAAGTTGCAGCTGGTTGCCAATGCCTACGTGGAAAACGATCCTCGAAAAGCGTACGAAGAAGCGGTGCAAAAACTCGACCAGCTGGAGGATCGCTTGCGCCGCCCGATGGATCACCGGCTGGTCTCTGTTCAGCCTGCGCCTCCACCGGTAGCTTGGAAGGCCAATCTTTCGAAGGACCAGTACCTGTCCATGGCGGAAAAGATGCACCAGTATATCCAGGCTGGAGATATTTTTCAGGTGGTTCCTTCCCAGAGGCTTGAGGCTGCCTTTGAAGGGGACCCTTTGGATCTTTACCGAGCCCTACGGATCATCAATCCGTCTCCCTACATGTTTTATTTGAACCTGGGGGACGTTCAAATCGTGGGCTCCTCGCCCGAGGTTCACGTTCGTTGCTTGGGACGAAAGGCTACGATCCGTCCGATTGCGGGTACCAGACCGAGGGGAGCAACGGCGCAGGAGGATGAAGAACTGGCACGCGAACTTCTGGCCGATCCGAAAGAGCGGGCGGAACACGTAATGCTTGTCGACCTGGCAAGAAACGATTTAGGGAGGGTTTGTCGTTTTGATACGGTTCGGGTAACCGAGTGGATGGTGATTGAAAAATATTCCCACGTGATGCATCTGGTTTCCAACGTCGAGGGCTTCCTTGAACCTGGTTGCACGCCGTACGATCTTTTAAGGGCGACCTTCCCTGCGGGAACGGTTACCGGGGCTCCCAAGATCCGTGCGATGCAGATCTTGGCGGAGTTGGAACCCACCTGCCGGGGCGTGTATGCGGGCGCCATTGGCTATTTTAGCTTCTCGGGTGACCTGGATTCGGCCATCGCCATTCGCACAGTGGTTTGTAAAAATAAAAAAGCTTACCTCCAGGCAGGGGGAGGGCTTGTTGCCGATTCCACTCCCCTGGGCGAGTATCGGGAAAGCTTGAGTAAAGCCGAGGCAGGGCTGCGCGCGCTAGCCTTGGCGAAGAGCTTTCGCTAAATAGCGTGACCAGAAGCAAGGAGAAGGAAGATCGGCTTAACGACCCATGACGCTCGTGATCGACAATTACGATTCCTTCACCTATAATCTCGTCCAATATCTGGGAGAGCTGGGGGAAGAGGTCATTGTCCGGCGCAACGATGTAATCAGCCTCGAGGACGTCCGGCGGTTGGGACCGGATCGGATCGTAATCTCACCAGGTCCTAAAACCCCTAACGAGGCGGGTCTTTCCTGTGTGGTCATCCAAGAACTCGGCAAAACGATTCCTATCCTTGGCGTCTGCTTAGGGCACCAGTGTATTGGACAAGTTTTTGGAGGCCGGGTGGTGCGGGCCCAGCGTCTCATGCACGGCAAAACTTCGCTGATCTACCATAATGGGAGCCTTCTTTTCGAGAGATTACCCAACCCGTTTGAAGCCACCCGGTACCACTCGCTCATTGTGGACCGTGACTCGGTTCCTGACTGTTTGGAGATTACCGCGGAAACGGATCAAAAGGAGGTAATGGGCCTGCGACATAAGACGTATCCCATTTTTGGCGTCCAGTTTCACCCGGAATCTATCCTGACCCGCTGCGGGAAGGATCTGTTGCGAAATTTCTTGTCTCTTTCCTATTCGGCTGCTGGCTAAAGCTTGGGGATTGGGGGTTGGGGAGATGATTGTCAGCTGGTTCGTAAGGGGGAGTTGCAGGGATCGGACCCTTTCAGTGGGGCGTATCTCGGTGAGTTGATGTTTCTTTTCGTGGATTGAGTAAAAAGGACCCAATGAGAATCCGAGACACCGCGAGTTTGACCATGTCCTCATCGTGGCACAGGCTCTAGTCACCGCCGGTGGCGTCTCGCTGGCTGAGGTCTCCTGTGGAAGAATGTAGGGTTCGATTGGACCTTTTTTGCAGGTCCGGTTTGGGAAGCCCCGCGGGGTCCCCCGAGCCAAGAGAGGTAACCGGGAGACGGAG
The genomic region above belongs to Candidatus Methylacidithermus pantelleriae and contains:
- a CDS encoding anthranilate synthase component II, whose amino-acid sequence is MTLVIDNYDSFTYNLVQYLGELGEEVIVRRNDVISLEDVRRLGPDRIVISPGPKTPNEAGLSCVVIQELGKTIPILGVCLGHQCIGQVFGGRVVRAQRLMHGKTSLIYHNGSLLFERLPNPFEATRYHSLIVDRDSVPDCLEITAETDQKEVMGLRHKTYPIFGVQFHPESILTRCGKDLLRNFLSLSYSAAG
- the trpE gene encoding anthranilate synthase component I, which translates into the protein MASFPSQGTCGTFPDRKRFFELASRGNLIPVYREVVADLDTPVSAFLKVAQGSYSFLLESAERDGRFGRYSFVGTHPAWVLRVRHGRAVLEGRDGVRWVEDHVDPLQKLKKLMDRFQAVAEGDLPPFYGGAVGYLAYEAVTYFEPSVPRASCDDLGLPDACFVLADTLVAFDHLQRKLQLVANAYVENDPRKAYEEAVQKLDQLEDRLRRPMDHRLVSVQPAPPPVAWKANLSKDQYLSMAEKMHQYIQAGDIFQVVPSQRLEAAFEGDPLDLYRALRIINPSPYMFYLNLGDVQIVGSSPEVHVRCLGRKATIRPIAGTRPRGATAQEDEELARELLADPKERAEHVMLVDLARNDLGRVCRFDTVRVTEWMVIEKYSHVMHLVSNVEGFLEPGCTPYDLLRATFPAGTVTGAPKIRAMQILAELEPTCRGVYAGAIGYFSFSGDLDSAIAIRTVVCKNKKAYLQAGGGLVADSTPLGEYRESLSKAEAGLRALALAKSFR
- a CDS encoding acyltransferase; amino-acid sequence: MSQRQDPAENPDSLFAPDRYLDASHTAHPGLLEGAHYVWELINRIRLFFLEGFVPAIHGTVAQGSCLGQEVFVGKGTVIEPGVVIEGPAWIGEECHLRPGAYLRPYVIVEKGSVVGNSCELKNAWLFEEAEVPHFNYVGDSILGYRAHLGAGAILSNLKLTRDEVCVRHGSLLFRTGLRKFGAILGDRVEVGCNAVLNPGSIVGRDACIYPGVVWRGVLEEGAIVKWRPTLEVTCKKKRSSKTG